Proteins encoded within one genomic window of Hevea brasiliensis isolate MT/VB/25A 57/8 chromosome 8, ASM3005281v1, whole genome shotgun sequence:
- the LOC110660819 gene encoding probable LRR receptor-like serine/threonine-protein kinase At3g47570, which translates to MQVELQYLETAGFCGGTPEFHLPGCKFKVSKGKLSLAWKIVIPTLSGLLCVTLVLSGYFLCLSRKKRNEPASDFAENLHLMVSYHSLAKATNGFSLSNLIGAGSFGSVYKGILDQSGMVIAVKVFYSWNDFKALVYEFMANGSLEEWLHQKPTAEETQATPRSLNLLQRLNVAIDVACAVGYLHHQCETPIVHCDLKPSNVLLDNDMTGHVGDFGLARILSEAAPASQTSSVGARGTVGYAAPEYGMGSEVSTSGDVYSYGILLLEMFTGKKPTNDMFKEGLNLYNFVRAALPGKMPEIVDPFLFQEIVKWENGCAGGCRVPKSLVSIFEIGVACSAELPQERRNISKVVAELQSIKNELLGARGQTRNNYTVITFG; encoded by the exons ATGCAAGTGGAACTTCAGTATTTGGAAACAGCAGGCTTCTGTGGAGGAACACCTGAATTTCATCTCCCTGGATGCAAATTTAAAGTCTCGAAAGGGAAACTGTCCCTTGCATGGAAGATAGTAATACCGACACTTTCTGGGCTGTTATGTGTAACTCTGGTGCTTTCTGGTTATTTCCTATGTTTatctagaaagaaaagaaatgaacctGCTTCAGACTTTGCCGAAAATTTGCATTTGATGGTGTCTTACCATAGTCTCGCAAAAGCTACTAATGGTTTTTCCTTGTCTAATTTGATTGGAGCTGGTAGTTTTGGATCTGTATATAAAGGAATTCTTGATCAAAGTGGAATGGTTATTGCTGTCAAGGTGTTTTACTCTT GGAATGATTTCAAAGCTCTTGTCTATGAGTTCATGGCTAATGGGAGTCTAGAGGAGTGGTTACATCAGAAGCCAACAGCAGAGGAGACACAAGCGACACCGAGGAGTTTAAATTTGCTTCAGAGACTAAATGTCGCCATTGATGTTGCTTGTGCAGTGGGTTATCTTCACCATCAGTGTGAAACACCAATAGTTCATTGCGATCTCAAGCCAAGCAATGTTCTCCTGGACAATGATATGACAGGACATGTAGGTGATTTTGGATTGGCAAGAATCCTTTCAGAAGCCGCGCCTGCTAGTCAAACAAGTTCAGTTGGAGCGAGGGGAACTGTTGGTTACGCTGCTCCAG AATATGGGATGGGAAGTGAAGTGTCAACAAGTGGTGATGTGTACAGCTATGGCATCCTCTTGTTGGAGATGTTTACAGGAAAGAAGCCGACCAATGACATGTTTAAAGAAGGTTTGAACCTTTACAACTTTGTCAGGGCAGCTTTGCCTGGAAAAATGCCAGAGATTGTGGATCCATTTCTGTTTCAAGAAATTGTCAAATGGGAAAATGGGTGCGCAGGAGGCTGTAGAGTTCCGAAGAGCTTAGTTTCCATATTTGAAATTGGAGTTGCTTGTTCTGCAGAACTTCCACAAGAACGGAGGAATATCAGCAAGGTTGTGGCAGAGCTGCAATCAATAAAAAACGAACTCCTTGGAGCTAGGGGACAAACAAGGAACAATTACACTGTAATCACATTTGGGTAA
- the LOC110660820 gene encoding probable LRR receptor-like serine/threonine-protein kinase At3g47570: protein MELGYFWSFFYFYAAIFFLCLGLTDCALGGNETYRLALLEFKAGITHDPLGVMSSWNDSMNFCQWQGVTCGRRHQRVISLNLMSLQLAGSISPHIGNLSFLRELHLANNSFSQEIPSEIGFLSRLQYLYLHNNSLGGTIPSNLSRCSNLINLNVINNQLVGEIPMEIGSLSKLRFSLAMRNNLTGTIPSSFGNLSFLETLGAAQNYFSGSIPNALGKLTTTKALALSSNTFSGTIPSSIFNLSSLKDLYLGDNPLHPGSLPSNLGILLPNLRRLGMYKVPTFGNSHGLLYFYIQSNFLGSGGVNDLSFLSSLTNATKLQLLAVNNNNFGGMLPQQINNFSTMLDTMWFHDNHIFGNIPAGLQNLINLIYFRAAINQLSGKIPTVIGELQNLGPVDLSFNKLSGHIPASIGNLTNLYAISLARDNLQGDIPSSLGNYQNLQELHLSYNNLSGSIPAQVIGLSSLSVYLDLSHNRLSGVLALQVGNLKNLNELHLSQNMLSGEIPSSLGSCVMLEFLFIQGSIPSSLSSLRGLQELDISNNNLTGQIPEFLGDLIYLEVLNLSTTILRVWYQ, encoded by the exons ATGGAGTTGGGATacttttggtcatttttctacttCTATGCCGCCATTTTCTTCCTGTGCCTTGGTCTGACTGATTGCGCGCTTGGTGGGAATGAGACATACCGGTTGGCTTTGCTTGAATTCAAGGCCGGGATAACTCATGACCCCCTTGGAGTTATGAGCTCATGGAATGATTCCATGAACTTTTGCCAGTGGCAAGGTGTTACTTGTGGTCGCAGACACCAGAGAGTCATTTCACTGAATCTCATGTCTCTGCAGCTTGCAGGCTCCATATCACCGCATATTGGAAATTTGAGCTTTTTAAGGGAGTTGCATCTTGCTAACAATAGCTTCAGTCAAGAAATCCCTTCTGAAATTGGTTTTCTAAGCAGACTGCAGTATCTCTATCTCCACAATAATTCGCTTGGCGGTACAATTCCATCAAATTTATCCAGATGCTCCAACCTTATCAATCTTAATGTGATAAACAACCAGCTTGTTGGAGAAATacctatggagattggatccctTTCAAAGCTCAGATTTTCTTTAGCAATGCGCAACAACCTGACAGGAACTATCCCATCTTCCTTTGGCAACTTATCATTCCTTGAGACACTTGGTGCAGCCCAGAATTACTTCAGTGGAAGTATTCCCAATGCTCTAGGCAAACTAACGACTACTAAGGCGCTTGCCTTGTCTTCAAACACATTTTCTGGTACAATCCCTTCTTCAATTTTCAATCTCTCCTCTCTAAAAGATTTATATTTAGGAGACAACCCACTCCATCCTGGCAGTCTTCCCTCCAATCTAGGAATCTTACTTCCAAATCTTCGACGGCTTGGAATGTACAAG GTGCCTACTTTTGGGAACTCACATGGGCTTCTATACTTTTATATCCAATCCAACTTCCTTGGAAGTGGGGGAGTTAATGACTTGAGTTTTCTCTCCTCGTTAACCAATGCCACAAAGTTACAACTTTTGGCTGTGAACAACAATAATTTTGGAGGGATGTTGCCTCAACAAATTAACAATTTCTCAACTATGCTTGATACTATGTGGTTTCATGACAATCATATATTTGGAAACATACCAGCAGGGTTACAAAATCTCATCAACTTAATCTACTTCAGGGCGGCAATAAATCAGCTCTCAGGTAAAATTCCAACTGTAATTGGAGAGCTTCAAAATCTAGGGCCAGTGGATTTAAGTTTTAATAAGTTATCGGGGCATATTCCAGCTTCTATTGGGAACTTAACCAATTTATATGCAATTTCTTTAGCAAGAGACAATCTGCAGGGTGACATTCCTTCTAGTCTTGGAAACTACCAAAATTTGCAAGAGTTGCATTTGTCTTATAACAATCTAAGCGGTTCCATACCCGCACAAGTTATAGGCCTTTCTTCCTTGTCGGTTTACCTAGACTTGTCTCATAATCGATTGAGTGGTGTCCTTGCCTTACAAGTTGGAAATCTGAAAAATTTAAATGAACTCCATTTATCTCAGAACATGTTGTCAGGTGAGATTCCTAGCAGTCTGGGTAGTTGCGTGATGTTAGAATTTCTATTCATCCAAGGATCCATTCCTTCATCTCTGAGCTCACTGAGAGGCCTTCAAGAATTAGATATTTCAAACAACAATTTAACAGGTCAAATTCCAGAATTTTTAGGGGACTTAATCTACTTGGAAGTTTTGAATCTATCTACAACAATTTTGAGGGTGTGGTATCAGTAA